One segment of Candidatus Manganitrophus noduliformans DNA contains the following:
- the lspA gene encoding signal peptidase II, translated as MTAVKKRFLILTLLLATVGLDRITKVIARDRLESAPPISLFGGIVRLDYVENPGAFLGLGSGLSETTRFWIFSVLVGGFLVGLFLYVLIYRRLSVIEVAAFSLILGGGLGNLIDRVLYDYVIDFLVVGIGRLRTGVFNVADLAITAGVGLLFLRQVRSARRQELQSRS; from the coding sequence ATGACGGCCGTCAAAAAACGCTTTCTGATTCTCACCCTCCTGCTCGCCACGGTGGGACTCGATCGGATCACCAAGGTGATCGCGCGCGATCGGCTCGAATCGGCTCCGCCGATTTCCCTCTTCGGCGGGATCGTCCGGCTGGACTATGTGGAGAATCCCGGCGCGTTTTTAGGTCTGGGGTCCGGGCTCTCGGAGACGACCCGCTTCTGGATTTTTTCCGTCCTCGTCGGCGGCTTTCTTGTAGGACTTTTCCTTTACGTTCTCATCTACCGCCGCTTGTCGGTGATCGAAGTCGCCGCCTTCTCCCTCATTTTGGGAGGGGGGCTCGGCAACCTGATCGACCGCGTTCTTTACGATTACGTCATCGATTTCCTGGTCGTCGGGATCGGGAGACTCCGGACCGGCGTTTTCAACGTCGCCGATCTTGCAATTACCGCCGGAGTTGGTTTACTCTTCTTGCGTCAGGTCCGCTCGGCTCGCCGGCAGGAACTTCAATCGAGGTCTTGA
- a CDS encoding DUF3574 domain-containing protein yields MMDGSRKKHPLRPLPFLLLLGLLFTSMTGCATDGNTRPISPSIGRQGTVLISDTLFFGLSTARGPVGAAEWNDFLRDIVTPRFPDGFTYWEANGQWRGADNRLVQERSMVLQIIHPDTFQAESAIQEIIHRYEQQYEQDSVLRLRDAVQVWF; encoded by the coding sequence ATGATGGACGGTTCTCGAAAAAAACATCCCCTGCGCCCCCTCCCCTTTCTCCTTCTTTTAGGCCTCCTCTTCACCTCCATGACGGGGTGCGCCACGGATGGAAACACCCGCCCGATCTCTCCATCGATCGGCCGCCAGGGAACGGTCCTGATCTCCGACACCCTCTTCTTCGGGCTGAGCACCGCGCGGGGCCCGGTCGGCGCGGCCGAATGGAACGACTTTCTCCGGGACATCGTTACCCCCCGCTTTCCGGACGGCTTCACCTACTGGGAGGCCAACGGCCAGTGGCGCGGCGCCGACAACCGGCTCGTCCAGGAACGATCGATGGTCTTGCAGATCATCCACCCCGATACCTTCCAGGCCGAATCGGCCATCCAGGAAATCATCCATCGCTACGAGCAGCAATACGAGCAGGATTCGGTCTTGCGGCTTCGGGATGCGGTTCAGGTCTGGTTTTGA
- a CDS encoding TlpA disulfide reductase family protein produces the protein MIRFLRKISGKLLPLTVLLILLSAARAEEAAPAFSLPGEAGPVNLAAYRGKVVYIDFWASWCAPCRKSFPWMNDLQRRYGKQGLAVVAINVDKKEGAARAFLADYPAQFTIAFDPAGRVAEAYRVRTMPSSYLIDRKGALRSTHLGFFDANKLRIEEEIRQLLAEG, from the coding sequence ATGATTCGTTTTTTACGGAAGATTTCGGGAAAGCTCCTTCCACTGACCGTTCTGCTGATCCTTCTCTCCGCGGCGCGGGCGGAAGAGGCGGCCCCCGCCTTCTCTCTTCCCGGAGAGGCCGGCCCGGTCAACCTGGCCGCTTACCGGGGGAAAGTGGTCTATATCGACTTCTGGGCCTCCTGGTGCGCCCCCTGCCGCAAGTCTTTCCCCTGGATGAACGACCTGCAGCGCCGCTACGGCAAGCAGGGGCTGGCCGTTGTCGCGATCAACGTCGATAAAAAAGAGGGGGCCGCACGCGCCTTTCTCGCCGACTATCCCGCCCAATTCACGATCGCCTTCGATCCCGCCGGGAGGGTGGCGGAGGCCTACCGCGTCCGGACGATGCCGAGTTCTTATCTGATCGACCGGAAGGGAGCGCTCCGCTCGACCCACCTCGGCTTCTTCGATGCCAATAAGCTCCGGATCGAAGAAGAAATCCGGCAGCTCCTGGCGGAGGGATAA
- a CDS encoding DUF4266 domain-containing protein, which translates to MTLSLIRSGRTLLTLLVLSLLFSGCITRVPPWDRDLLAEKKMQLIPDPMENEMDEKISFSKEGSSGGQGIGGGGCGCN; encoded by the coding sequence ATGACCCTTTCTCTGATCCGATCCGGCCGAACCCTTTTGACCCTTCTCGTCCTCTCCCTTCTCTTCTCGGGCTGCATCACCCGCGTCCCCCCCTGGGATCGGGACCTGCTCGCGGAGAAAAAAATGCAATTGATTCCCGACCCGATGGAAAATGAGATGGACGAGAAGATCTCCTTCAGCAAGGAAGGTTCGAGCGGCGGGCAGGGAATCGGCGGAGGGGGTTGCGGTTGCAATTGA
- a CDS encoding DUF3570 domain-containing protein: MRLQLNGKKSIRNTLAVAACTLLSQTPAPAAADEFPWKADLSTLYYTEKDRVTVSESILSLRRDIGSDEAFALKVTYDAISGASANGAIFGTDSGGVQTVTSPSGVARTISVGAGARVDPLTEFEDNRIAAQLALEKALWRTLTARVEGNLSTEHDYDSFGAGGLVLWDLNQRMTTLTGGASFNNDTVKPSTGTPVALGSVSSAERLENGEKRAIDLLFGISQVVSRKTVTQMNYTRGMTDGYLTDPYKIITVVDSAGDPVDYLYEKRPADRSRNNIFWRMAHHLTKDVVHVAYRYAWDDWGIRSHTADLRYRLALVRGHSLQGHLRYYTQTAADFYRYSLAEGAPLPQHASADYRLGNLITRSVGVKYGLPLGKRVEFGIRAEYMQQHDADDRFPKVDIVFVQATLSYSDIVDYALWSRPPP; encoded by the coding sequence TTGCGGTTGCAATTGAACGGAAAGAAGTCGATCCGAAACACCCTCGCCGTCGCCGCCTGCACCCTCCTCTCTCAAACGCCCGCTCCCGCCGCGGCGGACGAGTTTCCCTGGAAAGCCGATCTCTCCACCCTCTACTACACCGAAAAAGACCGGGTCACCGTCTCCGAGTCGATCCTCTCGCTCCGGCGCGACATCGGCAGCGACGAGGCGTTCGCGCTGAAAGTGACTTACGACGCCATCAGCGGCGCCTCGGCGAACGGGGCAATCTTCGGGACCGATTCCGGCGGCGTTCAAACGGTGACCTCCCCTTCGGGGGTGGCGCGGACGATCAGCGTCGGGGCCGGCGCCCGGGTCGATCCGCTCACCGAATTCGAAGACAACCGCATCGCCGCCCAGCTCGCCCTGGAGAAGGCGCTCTGGCGGACGCTGACCGCGAGGGTGGAAGGGAACCTCTCGACCGAGCATGATTACGATTCGTTCGGCGCGGGGGGTCTCGTCTTGTGGGATCTCAATCAGCGGATGACGACGCTGACCGGCGGCGCGTCATTCAACAACGACACCGTTAAGCCGAGCACCGGAACACCGGTGGCGCTCGGCAGCGTCTCAAGCGCGGAGCGGTTGGAGAACGGCGAGAAAAGGGCGATCGACCTCCTCTTCGGCATCTCGCAGGTGGTCAGTCGAAAGACGGTCACGCAGATGAACTATACCCGGGGGATGACCGACGGTTATTTGACCGACCCGTACAAGATCATCACGGTGGTCGATTCCGCCGGCGACCCGGTCGACTATCTTTATGAAAAACGGCCCGCCGACCGGAGCCGGAACAACATTTTCTGGCGCATGGCGCACCATCTGACGAAGGACGTGGTCCATGTCGCCTACCGCTACGCCTGGGACGACTGGGGAATCCGCTCCCACACCGCCGATCTGAGATACCGCTTGGCGCTTGTCCGCGGCCACTCTCTGCAAGGGCATCTTCGTTATTACACCCAGACCGCCGCCGACTTCTACCGCTACAGTCTGGCGGAAGGGGCGCCGTTGCCGCAACACGCGAGCGCCGACTACCGGCTCGGCAACCTGATCACGCGGAGCGTGGGGGTGAAATACGGCCTCCCGCTGGGGAAGCGGGTCGAGTTCGGCATTCGGGCCGAGTACATGCAGCAGCACGACGCCGATGACCGGTTCCCCAAAGTCGATATCGTTTTCGTTCAAGCGACCCTTTCTTATTCCGACATCGTCGATTACGCCCTCTGGTCGAGACCGCCGCCGTGA
- a CDS encoding FAD:protein FMN transferase encodes MKKEERSLTRENGLWTGRFHAMAGPCEVLIDTRDAASAEKLFRLAEEEARRIERKFSRYRDDNIVYRINHANGKPVEVDEETASLLDFAAACAGLSGGKFDITSGLLRQVWRFDGSDRLPDPEAVAALLPRIGWSKVRWERPFFTLPAGMEIDFGGIGKEYAVDRTAQLLSQHLQTGILINYGGDLFAVGPRVDGSLWQVGIDDPAASGKKLVAKIPLKQGGLATSGDARRYLLKDNIRYSHILDPRTGWPVENAPRSVSVLASTCLEAGMLATFAMLQGSEARTFLEGEGVPFWLVTGD; translated from the coding sequence GTGAAAAAAGAGGAACGATCGCTGACGCGCGAGAACGGCCTCTGGACCGGCCGCTTTCATGCGATGGCCGGCCCCTGCGAGGTGTTGATCGACACCCGGGACGCCGCGTCGGCCGAGAAACTCTTTCGTCTGGCGGAGGAAGAGGCGCGGCGGATCGAACGGAAGTTCAGCCGATACCGCGACGACAATATCGTTTATCGGATCAATCATGCCAATGGAAAACCGGTCGAGGTCGATGAAGAGACCGCCTCTCTTCTCGACTTCGCCGCCGCCTGCGCCGGGTTAAGCGGGGGAAAGTTCGACATCACCTCCGGCCTCCTCCGGCAGGTTTGGCGGTTCGACGGAAGCGACCGGCTCCCCGACCCGGAAGCGGTCGCGGCCCTTCTCCCCCGGATCGGCTGGTCGAAGGTCCGCTGGGAGCGCCCCTTCTTCACCCTCCCCGCCGGAATGGAGATCGACTTCGGCGGGATCGGAAAAGAGTACGCCGTCGACCGGACCGCGCAGCTCCTCTCCCAACATCTTCAGACCGGCATTCTCATCAACTACGGCGGCGATCTCTTCGCCGTCGGCCCCCGCGTCGACGGATCCCTCTGGCAGGTCGGCATCGACGATCCCGCCGCGAGCGGGAAAAAGCTCGTCGCCAAGATCCCGTTGAAGCAAGGGGGGCTTGCCACCAGCGGCGACGCCCGCCGTTATCTTCTCAAAGACAACATCCGCTACAGCCATATTCTCGATCCCCGCACCGGCTGGCCGGTGGAAAACGCTCCCCGTTCGGTGTCGGTGTTGGCATCGACCTGCTTGGAAGCGGGAATGCTTGCGACCTTTGCGATGCTGCAAGGATCGGAGGCAAGAACATTCCTGGAAGGGGAAGGGGTGCCGTTTTGGTTGGTGACGGGGGATTGA
- a CDS encoding protein adenylyltransferase SelO family protein, which yields MRTRHGGKLFYFNFDLAEEIGLIPKGARRVITPALSRAILDTFSLQIINEYDITHHVKIPKEDIRPHRYMATRYLQMQHPDKKGHTSGDGRSIWNGTFKGPRGRWDISSCGAGVTCLSPATAIEKRYFKTGDKNASYGSGRLDLSDGVGAALMSDIFHRNQIRTERTLAVIAFDDNTCITVRAGKNLLRPAHFFKYLKQGDYSGLKRVVDYHIARQVENKEWPLIRNSGEKYGDLLERITVAFAKAAAQFESEYIFCWMEWDGDNILTDAGIIDYGSVRQFGLFHHEYRYDDVDRLSTSITEQKNKAKYLVQTFAQLTDFLISGKKKNLRAFKNHPSLKRFERIFEQTRDEAVLYRIGFDQNTQALLLKSAQDRERVGEFRTILRYFEKAKAKRGRHAVADGFNWDAIFCVRDILRELPPLYLSDADTISPKQFIDILRSDYASPADVRLSRSRREKIARFQRVYWSLVRRAADLEGRTAEEVLRRIGDRSALINRYNRVTGDAIIFVGQRMVREWKTISTEELHQMFQEFVEGQILRPESPSAAAAPGRHAKSRKTRRLLHAMLDTVNKYRESV from the coding sequence GTGAGAACGCGCCATGGGGGGAAGCTCTTCTATTTTAATTTCGATCTTGCCGAAGAGATCGGCCTGATTCCAAAAGGGGCGCGCCGCGTGATCACCCCCGCGCTCAGCCGAGCCATCCTCGATACGTTCAGCCTGCAGATCATCAACGAATACGACATCACCCACCATGTCAAGATCCCGAAGGAAGACATCCGCCCCCATCGCTATATGGCGACCCGCTACTTGCAGATGCAGCATCCCGACAAAAAGGGGCATACCTCCGGCGACGGACGGAGCATCTGGAACGGAACGTTTAAAGGTCCTCGGGGCCGATGGGATATTTCCAGCTGCGGCGCCGGCGTGACCTGCCTGAGCCCGGCGACGGCGATCGAAAAAAGATATTTTAAGACCGGCGATAAGAACGCGTCGTACGGCAGCGGCCGTTTGGATCTATCGGACGGGGTCGGCGCGGCGCTGATGAGCGATATTTTCCATCGCAATCAAATCCGGACGGAGAGAACGCTGGCGGTGATCGCTTTTGACGACAACACCTGCATTACCGTGCGCGCCGGGAAAAATCTTTTGCGGCCCGCCCATTTCTTTAAATACCTCAAACAAGGGGATTACTCGGGATTAAAACGGGTGGTCGATTACCACATCGCCAGACAGGTCGAAAACAAAGAGTGGCCTTTGATCCGGAATTCCGGAGAGAAGTACGGCGACCTGCTGGAGCGGATCACTGTCGCGTTTGCAAAGGCCGCCGCGCAATTTGAAAGCGAATATATCTTTTGCTGGATGGAATGGGACGGAGACAATATCCTGACCGATGCGGGGATTATCGATTACGGCTCGGTCCGGCAGTTCGGCCTCTTTCACCATGAATACCGATATGACGACGTCGACCGCCTTTCCACCAGCATCACCGAACAGAAGAACAAGGCCAAGTACCTCGTCCAAACCTTCGCGCAGCTCACCGACTTCTTGATCAGCGGAAAAAAGAAGAACCTGAGAGCCTTCAAAAACCATCCATCGCTGAAACGGTTCGAGCGGATATTCGAGCAGACAAGGGATGAAGCCGTTCTCTACCGGATCGGTTTCGATCAAAACACCCAGGCCCTCTTATTGAAAAGCGCGCAGGATCGGGAGCGGGTCGGGGAATTCAGAACCATTTTGAGATATTTTGAAAAAGCGAAGGCGAAGCGGGGCCGTCATGCCGTGGCGGACGGGTTCAATTGGGACGCCATCTTCTGTGTCCGCGATATCCTGCGCGAATTGCCCCCCCTCTATTTGTCCGACGCCGACACAATCTCTCCAAAACAGTTCATCGATATTTTGCGGTCGGATTACGCCTCCCCGGCCGATGTCCGGCTCAGTCGAAGCCGGCGGGAGAAGATCGCCCGGTTCCAGCGGGTCTATTGGAGCCTGGTCCGCCGGGCGGCCGATCTGGAGGGACGGACCGCCGAGGAGGTCCTGCGTCGGATCGGGGACCGGTCCGCTCTGATCAACCGCTACAACAGGGTGACCGGAGACGCGATTATTTTCGTCGGCCAGCGGATGGTCAGAGAATGGAAAACGATCTCGACGGAAGAGTTGCACCAGATGTTCCAGGAGTTTGTGGAAGGGCAGATCTTGCGGCCGGAATCGCCCTCCGCAGCGGCCGCCCCGGGCCGGCACGCGAAGAGCAGAAAAACACGGCGGCTGTTGCATGCCATGTTGGATACGGTCAATAAATACCGGGAAAGCGTCTAG
- a CDS encoding rod shape-determining protein, with amino-acid sequence MAGVLSQTLRRWVGYPDLAIDLGTATTRLAAADSPSMLERPSVIIPDDARQRSPLSPLRGGVVIDCEAAASVLEGLFHGLKRYGLIKPRVLACAPTDATDAERAALVRAVRMAGAAAVEVAPEPLAAAIGAGLDVSLPRAQMVVDIGEGVTDIAVIRSGTLVSASAIRVACGDLHAAVGERISSDHGAFLPRGGSERLIKLIGADFPPPLPAHILTRAITEEGKRDTWLKVDPRLLWRTLSPIYEKIVKQVGATLRDLPPSLFCEVIENGICLTGGGALLPGISRRLFSEVKVDVKVAGAPLHAVIDGARAMLSTAIEIDLWRR; translated from the coding sequence GTGGCAGGTGTCCTTTCACAAACGTTGAGGCGATGGGTCGGGTATCCCGACCTTGCGATCGATCTCGGTACGGCGACCACACGTCTTGCCGCCGCTGATTCCCCGTCCATGCTGGAGCGTCCTTCGGTGATCATCCCCGACGACGCTCGGCAGCGCTCTCCTCTTTCCCCCCTCCGCGGGGGGGTGGTGATCGATTGTGAGGCGGCTGCTTCGGTTCTGGAAGGCCTCTTCCATGGTTTGAAGCGGTACGGATTGATCAAACCCCGGGTGCTCGCTTGCGCCCCCACCGATGCCACCGACGCGGAACGGGCGGCCTTGGTCCGGGCCGTCCGAATGGCGGGGGCGGCCGCGGTCGAAGTGGCCCCCGAGCCGTTGGCCGCGGCGATCGGCGCCGGTCTCGACGTGTCGCTGCCGCGCGCCCAAATGGTGGTCGATATCGGCGAAGGGGTGACCGATATCGCCGTGATTCGTTCCGGAACCCTTGTGTCTGCGTCGGCGATCCGGGTGGCGTGCGGCGATCTCCATGCGGCCGTGGGAGAGAGAATTTCATCGGATCACGGCGCGTTTCTCCCGAGGGGGGGGTCGGAGCGTTTGATCAAGCTGATCGGCGCCGATTTCCCGCCCCCGCTTCCCGCCCACATTTTGACGCGGGCGATCACAGAAGAGGGAAAACGCGACACGTGGCTCAAGGTCGATCCGCGCCTCCTCTGGCGGACCCTCTCCCCCATTTACGAGAAGATTGTGAAGCAGGTCGGGGCGACCCTTCGCGATCTTCCCCCTTCTCTTTTTTGCGAGGTGATTGAAAATGGAATTTGCCTGACGGGGGGAGGCGCGCTTCTGCCGGGAATTTCCCGGCGGCTCTTTTCCGAAGTGAAGGTGGACGTGAAGGTTGCCGGCGCTCCATTACATGCCGTGATCGACGGGGCGCGGGCGATGTTGTCTACCGCGATCGAAATCGATCTCTGGCGCCGTTAG
- a CDS encoding DUF1501 domain-containing protein produces the protein MNRRGFVKWLGLLAASAVLPLELARPATRAARNLKAALLGEVHYVRPAVMPKVIMIFLYGGPSELAGNLTNIAEINANSQNPYPTNLLPTTQNNIITPNYFWGGGAGGAGGETMESLIASGEMSVYRTIHRIKEDSKAHGPSVFQNLVGSLDMAGPGIGTTLAAILAANQPFGKPVEELLLPFVSFEGDSVIYRTGDLTVPLRLKPVALDSGFRNPYERSANGFVSDQEPVIEALSRQVSGALGEKGRKVIEAFEKRAELDAFIKTSFSTAAVNQSLPQEVDANGVPIVDVDNNPVRIQYPNTNFGNRLKAAISLAITNPDTYFISLGSGGLGGWDDHSDAIPEYTARIRELMDALAVAAKHMRLAGRNDIVINVFGDFGRNVNLNNSIGWDHGNNQNLYTLGGAAVRPGALGKVVGKTQRIGTPFQNRQFTAPTDDSYQCEPFAIASSLYKYYGVQNPEILTGEPPIDEINPPNQRV, from the coding sequence ATGAATCGAAGAGGCTTCGTGAAATGGCTCGGGTTGCTGGCGGCGTCAGCCGTCCTGCCGCTGGAGCTGGCCCGCCCCGCCACCCGCGCGGCGAGGAACCTGAAGGCGGCGCTGCTCGGGGAGGTCCACTACGTCAGGCCGGCGGTGATGCCGAAGGTGATCATGATCTTTCTCTACGGCGGGCCGTCGGAGCTGGCCGGAAATTTAACCAACATCGCCGAGATCAACGCCAACTCCCAGAATCCTTATCCGACCAATCTTCTCCCGACGACGCAAAACAACATCATCACCCCGAATTATTTTTGGGGGGGCGGGGCCGGAGGGGCCGGCGGGGAGACGATGGAGAGCCTGATCGCCTCCGGGGAGATGTCGGTTTACCGGACGATCCACCGGATCAAGGAGGACTCCAAGGCCCACGGTCCGAGCGTCTTCCAGAACCTGGTCGGGAGCCTCGACATGGCGGGGCCCGGCATCGGGACGACATTGGCGGCGATCCTGGCGGCGAACCAGCCGTTCGGCAAGCCGGTGGAGGAGCTGCTCCTTCCGTTCGTTTCGTTCGAGGGGGATTCGGTGATCTACCGGACCGGAGACCTCACCGTTCCGCTCCGGCTCAAGCCGGTCGCCCTCGATTCGGGTTTTCGAAATCCGTATGAGCGGTCGGCCAACGGCTTCGTCTCCGATCAGGAGCCGGTCATCGAGGCGCTCTCGCGGCAGGTCTCCGGCGCTTTGGGAGAGAAGGGGAGGAAAGTCATCGAAGCGTTCGAAAAGCGGGCCGAGCTCGACGCCTTCATCAAAACAAGCTTCAGCACCGCCGCGGTGAATCAGAGCCTTCCGCAGGAGGTCGACGCCAACGGCGTCCCGATCGTCGATGTCGACAACAACCCGGTGAGAATTCAGTATCCGAACACCAACTTCGGAAACCGGTTGAAGGCGGCGATCAGTCTTGCGATCACCAATCCCGATACCTACTTCATCAGCTTGGGGAGCGGCGGCCTGGGAGGATGGGACGACCACTCCGACGCCATTCCGGAGTATACCGCCCGAATCAGAGAGCTGATGGATGCGCTCGCCGTGGCGGCGAAGCATATGCGGCTGGCGGGGCGAAACGACATCGTCATCAACGTCTTCGGCGATTTCGGCCGCAACGTCAATCTGAACAACTCGATCGGGTGGGACCACGGCAACAACCAGAACCTCTACACCCTCGGCGGCGCCGCCGTCCGGCCCGGCGCGCTGGGGAAGGTCGTCGGAAAGACGCAGCGGATCGGCACCCCCTTCCAGAACCGCCAATTCACCGCCCCGACCGACGACAGCTACCAATGCGAGCCGTTTGCGATTGCATCGAGCCTCTACAAATATTACGGGGTGCAAAACCCGGAGATCCTGACCGGCGAGCCGCCGATCGACGAGATCAACCCGCCGAACCAACGTGTCTGA
- a CDS encoding DUF4157 domain-containing protein codes for MAERKSTAKTKPPSLQKKTAPVLAPEQSPMDPFPTLQQTLGNQALLRAVRSGILQAKLKVSRPNDPFEQEADRVADRIMRMPTPSRIVSPASEQEGEPLIQRDTWEPYEPEEGLIIEEDQVFTKRSADSGAEPPAATESQFHRLRGDGFPLPSSIRSWIEPRFGYDFSRVQLHTDSQSSRLADSIHARAFTYGPHLVFGEGEYAPETEEGRRLLAHELAHVVQQGKASPLAAEAAPLQPGETSAPSPAGGAEISRRAADPDTIQRVVWHPNTDTGRDSEPWGPGSPRGDILNAATDAGTAINSWRPHDGTTYWCHGFTFGGKTARGGPYSVWGVSVPTILIDDGWRRVPSCVSSNEDILVFYDDQGRVTHSGIIRSVSEPGGRVDETVSTLESKWGSGSHNTSSWETNATAYGKYRSYSKSPAQGPCSGDGANELP; via the coding sequence ATGGCCGAACGAAAATCGACCGCCAAAACGAAACCGCCCAGCCTTCAGAAAAAAACCGCTCCGGTTTTGGCTCCCGAACAATCGCCAATGGACCCGTTCCCGACGCTCCAGCAGACCCTCGGCAACCAAGCCCTTCTTCGCGCCGTTCGATCCGGCATACTCCAGGCCAAATTAAAAGTAAGCCGCCCGAACGATCCGTTCGAGCAGGAAGCCGACCGCGTGGCCGATCGGATCATGCGGATGCCGACGCCGTCCAGGATCGTCTCGCCGGCCTCGGAGCAAGAGGGGGAGCCGTTGATCCAACGAGACACCTGGGAGCCGTATGAGCCCGAGGAAGGATTGATCATCGAGGAGGATCAGGTCTTCACAAAACGATCGGCCGATTCGGGAGCGGAGCCGCCTGCGGCGACCGAATCGCAATTTCACCGACTCCGCGGCGACGGATTTCCCCTCCCTTCGTCCATTCGGTCCTGGATCGAGCCGCGCTTCGGTTACGACTTCAGCCGGGTGCAGCTTCATACCGATTCCCAATCTTCCCGTCTGGCCGATTCGATTCATGCCCGCGCCTTCACCTATGGTCCGCACCTGGTCTTCGGGGAGGGGGAGTATGCTCCGGAGACGGAGGAAGGCCGCCGGCTTCTGGCGCATGAGCTGGCCCACGTCGTCCAACAGGGAAAAGCCTCTCCGCTGGCGGCGGAGGCCGCACCGCTTCAACCTGGCGAGACGTCGGCCCCCTCACCGGCGGGCGGCGCCGAAATCTCGCGCCGCGCCGCCGATCCCGATACGATCCAGCGAGTAGTCTGGCATCCGAACACCGACACCGGAAGAGATTCCGAGCCGTGGGGGCCCGGCAGCCCCAGGGGGGATATTCTCAATGCCGCGACCGACGCGGGGACGGCGATCAACAGCTGGAGACCGCACGATGGGACGACCTACTGGTGCCACGGCTTTACCTTCGGCGGAAAAACCGCGCGCGGCGGTCCTTATTCGGTCTGGGGGGTGTCGGTGCCGACGATTTTAATCGATGACGGTTGGCGGCGGGTTCCCTCCTGCGTTTCGAGCAATGAGGACATCCTTGTTTTTTATGACGATCAAGGCCGTGTGACCCATAGCGGGATCATCCGCTCGGTTTCGGAGCCGGGGGGCCGGGTCGATGAGACGGTGAGCACGCTTGAATCGAAGTGGGGCTCCGGTTCCCACAACACCAGCTCCTGGGAGACAAACGCCACGGCGTATGGAAAATACCGGAGCTATTCGAAAAGTCCCGCGCAGGGTCCGTGCAGCGGCGACGGCGCGAATGAGCTTCCTTGA
- a CDS encoding MEKHLA domain-containing protein, translated as MDTKSAFFIEHTERLLQSFTHWTGRDLLIPAGSSSRLAEQLFHAPFVVVSHGVEDDPLLDYGNETALALWEMSWETFTRTPSRLTAEPVSREERARLLAEVTRKGFIDNYKGIRISRTGRRFMIEQALVWNLLDKENRHCGQAATFWRWEYL; from the coding sequence ATGGACACGAAGAGCGCATTCTTCATTGAACATACCGAGCGACTCCTCCAAAGCTTTACGCATTGGACCGGCCGGGACCTTCTCATCCCCGCCGGTTCTTCAAGCAGACTCGCCGAACAGCTCTTCCATGCCCCTTTCGTGGTCGTCTCCCACGGCGTCGAAGACGACCCCCTCCTCGATTACGGAAACGAAACCGCGCTGGCCCTTTGGGAAATGTCCTGGGAAACGTTTACCCGCACCCCCTCCCGGCTGACGGCGGAGCCGGTCAGCCGGGAAGAGCGGGCGCGTCTGCTGGCGGAAGTCACCCGAAAAGGCTTCATCGACAACTACAAAGGGATCCGAATCTCCCGCACCGGCCGGCGTTTTATGATCGAGCAGGCGCTGGTCTGGAATCTGCTCGACAAGGAAAACCGCCACTGTGGCCAAGCGGCAACATTTTGGCGATGGGAATACTTGTAA
- a CDS encoding sigma-70 family RNA polymerase sigma factor has product MDGTDWEWVRRVQNGETDAFETLIQRHQKPIFNLLYRLLGDIDEASDAAQEVFLAAYRAIQEFRGDALFSTWLYRIAVNQAMTRRKRLAADLSRRAAFDSNDPEEARDPLADLPHPGPDPAQEAERKEAHVRVQQGLNGLKEEEALIILLHDLQGLPYEEIARILKVPLGTAKSRLHRARLALKTKLAPYYDSSRMEK; this is encoded by the coding sequence ATGGACGGAACCGACTGGGAGTGGGTGCGACGGGTCCAGAACGGCGAGACCGACGCCTTCGAGACCCTTATTCAACGCCATCAGAAACCGATCTTTAATCTCCTCTACCGTTTGCTGGGAGATATCGACGAGGCCTCCGATGCGGCGCAAGAGGTTTTTCTTGCCGCCTACCGTGCCATCCAAGAATTCCGAGGCGACGCCCTCTTCTCCACCTGGCTTTATCGGATCGCCGTCAACCAGGCGATGACCCGGAGAAAACGCCTCGCCGCCGACCTGTCTCGAAGAGCGGCGTTCGACTCAAACGATCCGGAAGAGGCGCGCGATCCGCTCGCCGATCTTCCGCATCCCGGTCCGGACCCCGCGCAGGAGGCCGAGCGGAAGGAGGCGCACGTCCGCGTCCAGCAAGGTTTGAACGGCCTGAAGGAGGAAGAAGCGCTGATCATTCTCCTCCACGATCTTCAGGGCCTTCCGTATGAAGAGATCGCCCGTATCCTCAAGGTCCCCCTCGGAACGGCGAAATCCCGGCTCCACCGGGCGCGGCTCGCCTTAAAAACAAAGCTTGCGCCGTATTACGATTCAAGTAGGATGGAGAAATGA